Proteins encoded within one genomic window of Triticum aestivum cultivar Chinese Spring chromosome 2D, IWGSC CS RefSeq v2.1, whole genome shotgun sequence:
- the LOC123051559 gene encoding probable potassium transporter 9, which yields MEPGKRETWRTTMLLAYQSLGVVYGDLSISPLYVYKSTFADDITHTDSNDEILGVLSFVFWTLTLIPLLKYVSIVLRADDNGEGGTFALYSLICRHANVSLLPNRQLADQDLSTYSLERPPEEVADGSRVRRWLEGHRSLKTALLVMVMIGTCMVIGDGVLTPVISVFSAVSGLELSLSKHQHEYAVTPITCAIIVFLFALQHYGTHRVGFLFAPIILAWLICMSALGVYNIIYWNPQVYMALNPVYMFKFLKKTKKSGWMSLGGILLCMTGSEAMFADLGHFSYSAIQLAFTSLVYPALILGYMGQAAYLTKHHDFDSSYQIGYYISVPEAVRWPVLVLAIMASVVGSQAIISGTFSIINQSQALSCFPRVKVVHTSAKVHGQIYIPEINWMLMVLCIAVTVGFRDTKHMGNASGLAVITVMLVTTCLTSLVMMLCWHRPPALALAFFVFFGSIEALYFSASLTKFLDGAWVPLLLALILVAVMFVWHHTTVKKYEFDLHNKVTMEWLLALCDRLGMVRVPGIGLVYTDLTSGVPANFSRFVTNLPAFHRVLVFVCVKSVPVPRVLPAERYLVGRVGPPGHRSYRCIVRYGYRDVHQDVDSFETELVESLASFIRLDALFRCSDARSDADYERENAFTVIGSNPLRRRISYDDTHDSASSVEIRVDSPTGSSRTNTIELAAVAAPRVVKRVRFLVDPGSPDAEDKQMLEELHELCEAREAGTAFIMGHSHVKAKPGSSLLRRLAIGYGYNFLRRNCRSPDVVLRVPPASLLEVGMVYVL from the exons ATGGAGCCCGGAAAG CGGGAGACATGGCGGACGACGATGTTGCTGGCGTACCAGAGCCTGGGGGTGGTGTACGGGGACCTCAGCATCTCCCCGCTCTACGTCTACAAGAGCACCTTCGCCGACGACATCACCCACACCGACTCCAACGACGAGATCCTCGGCGTCCTCTCCTTCGTCTTCTGGACGCTCACCCTCATCCCGCTCCTCAAGTACGTCTCCATCGTCCTCCGAGCCGACGACAACGGCGAGGGCGGCACCTTCGCGCTCTACTCCCTCATCTGCAGGCACGCCAACGTCAGCCTCCTCCCCAACCGCCAGCTCGCCGACCAGGACCTCTCCACCTACAGCCTCGAGCGCCCGCCGGAGGAGGTCGCCGACGGCTCGCGCGTCAGGCGATGGCTCGAGGGCCACCGGAGCCTCAAGACCGCCCTCCTCGTCATGGTCATGATCGGGACCTGCATGGTCATCGGCGACGGCGTCCTCACCCCCGTCATCTCCG TGTTCTCGGCTGTTTCTGGGCTTGAGCTCTCCTTGTCCAAGCATCAGCACGAAT ATGCCGTCACTCCGATAACCTGTGCCATAATAGTGTTCCTGTTCGCTCTCCAGCATTACGGCACCCACCGCGTCGGGTTTCTCTTCGCTCCGATAATTCTGGCCTGGCTGATCTGCATGAGCGCGCTCGGCGTGTACAATATCATCTACTGGAACCCTCAGGTTTACATGGCACTCAATCCCGTGTACATGTTCAAATTCTTGAAGAAGACCAAGAAGTCTGGCTGGATGTCCCTGGGAGGGATTCTGCTCTGCATGACAG GATCTGAAGCAATGTTTGCGGATCTTGGCCACTTCTCCTACAGTGCAATCCAG CTTGCTTTTACTTCTTTAGTGTACCCTGCACTGATCCTAGGATACATGGGTCAAGCTGCCTATTTAACCAAACACCATGACTTTGACTCAAGCTACCAAATTGGATACTACATCTCAGTTCCAG AGGCTGTGAGATGGCCGGTGCTGGTGCTGGCGATCATGGCGTCGGTGGTCGGAAGCCAAGCAATCATCAGCGGCACCTTCTCCATCATCAACCAGAGCCAGGCCCTCAGCTGCTTCCCGCGGGTGAAAGTCGTGCACACATCGGCGAAGGTCCATGGCCAGATCTACATCCCGGAGATCAACTGGATGCTCATGGTGCTCTGCATCGCCGTCACCGTGGGCTTCCGCGACACCAAGCACATGGGGAACGCGTCGGGGCTGGCGGTGATCACGGTGATGCTGGTCACCACGTGCCTCACGTcgctggtgatgatgctgtgctggCACCGGCCCCCTGCGCTGGCGCTCGCCTTCTTTGTCTTCTTCGGCTCCATCGAGGCGCTCTACTTCTCGGCGTCGCTCACCAAGTTCCTCGACGGCGCGTGGGTGCCGCTCCTCCTGGCGCTCATCCTCGTCGCCGTCATGTTCGTGTGGCACCACAccaccgtcaagaagtacgagttcGACCTCCACAACAAGGTCACCATGGAGTGGCTCCTCGCGCTCTGCGACCGGCTCGGCATGGTCCGCGTCCCCGGCATCGGCCTCGTCTACACCGACCTCACCTCAGGCGTGCCCGCCAACTTCTCGCGCTTCGTCACCAACCTCCCGGCGTTCCACCGCGTGCTCGTCTTCGTCTGCGTCAAGTCGGTGCCCGTGCCACGCGTGCTCCCCGCCGAGCGCTACCTCGTCGGCCGCGTAGGCCCGCCGGGCCACCGCTCGTACCGCTGCATCGTGCGCTACGGGTACCGGGACGTGCACCAGGACGTGGACTCGTTCGAGACGGAGCTCGTCGAGAGCCTCGCGTCCTTCATCCGGCTGGACGCGCTCTTTCGGTGCAGCGACGCCCGCAGCGATGCCGACTACGAGCGTGAGAATGCCTTCACGGTCATCGGCAGCAACCCGCTCCGGCGCCGCATCAGCTACGACGACACCCACGACAGCGCATCGTCCGTGGAGATACGCGTGGACAGTCCAACGGGCAGCAGCAGGACGAACACCATAGAGCTCGCGGCCGTGGCAGCGCCGCGAGTGGTGAAAAGGGTGAGGTTCCTGGTGGATCCCGGGAGCCCCGACGCGGAGGACAAGCAGATGCTGGAGGAGCTCCACGAGCTGTGcgaggcgagggaggccggcacgGCCTTCATCATGGGGCACTCCCACGTGAAGGCCAAGCCCGGGTCGTCGCTGCTCAGGAGGCTGGCCATCGGATATGGGTATAACTTCCTGCGCCGGAACTGCCGCAGCCCAGACGTCGTGCTCCGCGTGCCGCCGGCATCGCTGCTCGAGGTCGGCATGGTCTATGTGCTGTGA